In Papaver somniferum cultivar HN1 chromosome 9, ASM357369v1, whole genome shotgun sequence, the genomic stretch CGAAACAAAATTGGGAAGTAAATAAAGGTGCTATGGTGTTAGCTCGAGGAGTTAGAGTCAATACCatataccggacttcagatggaactactttagcagtggctagtagtggtgaagacactaacttatggcatagaagattagggcacatgagtgagaagaacatgaagattctatgttcgggaggatatctacctaaggtgaagtctgttgatatgagtttttgtgaagaccgTGTTCTTGGAACacaaaaacgggttagtttccgcaaaggaggaagagacttgagaagtgcaaaacttgatttggttcataccgatgtatggggaccaattgatgttgcatctcacagcggaTTCCAGTATTATAtaacctttattgatgatcactcaaggaaggtgtggctttacttcatgaagaataagttcgaggtgtatgaagtgtttaagaagtggaaagctttggttgaaacagaaacaggtctgaagttgaagtgtctaaggtcagacaacggtggtgagtatgaaaaaacagaattcttacagttatgtgctacaaatggaatttgtttggagaggacagttccaaggacaccacaggagaatggagtagcagaacgtatgaattgtACATTGAATGCACGTGgaaggtgcatgaggttgcagtctggttttcccgagaccttctgggcacatgcaacagagacggctgcttatctaattaacaggacacctagtagtccattagatatgaagataccagaggaggtttggactggcaaaaaggtaaatctttcctaTTTAAAAGTtcttggttgtgttggttatgttcatcttagtcccggtgagaggtctaagataggtgctcaagcaaagaagtggatattccttggttatggaattgacgtttttgggtataaactttggaactatgagggtcacaaagttattagaagtagagatgtcacttttaatgagaatgagttgtacaaggacaggaatacaacacaagttgaagatgtcaggtcaagcaacgtcgataaggagttgtatatcgatattgatgatgtttctggaagaagTGTGGAACAAGAAGAGCATCATGTTGCTCatggcagagaagtacaagtTGAAGAGACTTCTACTGCATTGGGAGTTATTCCTACAGTTTCACAAGAAGTATGATTATCGTCAAGAACtcctaaaccaaacccaaggtatgctttgaattatctattacttacggatggaggcgaacctgaagatattaaggaagcactagcggctgatgattcaggcaagtggaaacttgctatggaggatgagataaattcacttgatgagaatggatcttgggtgttagtaaaattaccaagaggtaagaaggcgttgcataacaagtgggtttatcggatggaatctgaagcaaatggagaaattcgctacaaagcgaggttggttgtgaaaggtttctagcaaaaacctggtgttgattacaacgagatattttctccagttgtgaaaatgactactattcgagtattgttaagtctagtggcttctgaagatctctaccttgaacagttggatgtaaaaaCATCTTTTCTTCATGGTAACCTAGATGAAGAtatttacatgaagcagccacaaggattcatagtaaaagacaaagaagagatggtgtgcaagctaaagaagagtttgtgtggtttaaaacaagccccgagacagtggtataagaagtttgataacttcatgcatagaagtggttactcacgatgtaatgcagatcattgttgttacttcaaaaggaatggttctgactacatcatattactactgtatgttgatgatatcttgGTTGCCgaaacatctctacaagaagttgagaatttgaagaaacaattagcaagtgagtttgctatgaaagatcttggtgaagcaaagcagattcttggtatgaggatcataagagacagagctaaggttgtacttatgcttagtgaggctgaatatattgaacgagtgttgaaaagattcaatatggagaatgctaaaccagttagttctccacttggaagtcaaattcgtctttcaagtatgcagtgtgcgaagacagatgaagaaaaggagtacatgtctaacgtaccatattcttcggatattgggagtctaatgtatgttatggtgtgcacgagaccggatattgcacatgcagtgggagtagtgagtagatatgcaagcaacccacgaaaacaacattgggaagttgtgaagtggattctcaggtatttgagaggtaacacaaacgtaccattgtgctatagaaaaggtggttctatcttgaggggttatgtggatgcagacttcgcaggtgatgtagataaaaggcgaagtacgaccggttatgtttatactatggagtcagctgcagtgagttggaactcacgtttacagaagttggtgacattatctactacggaagcggagtacgtagcagtaacagaaacgagcaaggagatgatttggttacgaggtttgttagatgagttgggaaaggaacaacgagatagtgttctgtttagcgacagtcaaagtgctatacatttagccaagaactcagcctatcatactaggacgaagcatatagatatccgttatcgtttcattcgggatctcttagaagaaggagagttgaagctcgagaataTTCTTGGCtcgaagaatccggcggatatgtttaccaagggagttacatcagacaagctaaaactctgcaaggctttagttggtatctcagaatgaggatctgggaggggagccgcactaacaaggaagatgttttagcaccgtcaatccaaagttgaagaatggaagacaatcaataagtcttcaaagtgggagattgttagtaattgaagactaattaattatttcctaaagttagtcgtggttatttagggaaggggtttcctaaaccggctagaattcttggtggccaagtttgtaacccatataaataggtaattaggccttgtagaattatattgtgtagaaaacgattaagagatcggtgacatatttcttgtatagcttttaagtctaaagctagggtttcgttgtgacagcatattggtgaggaacaagagacaaggttatcgtctcgggtaattgttgcggtgtaaccaagggtttgctgggattcacacgacgctgtaatcgtttttcttcatagtggatttgagttggtgcggctcaaagtggacgtagacaatatatacaagttgtatgtattggtcgaactactataaatcttgtgtcttgtgagttgatttatctttctcgtattattatagttgtttgtgcttggtttactaattattcatcataacatcttaagatccgttattccgcggttgtcagtgattattccTTAAAGAAATTCTGACATCGTTCATCAATAGACATGCTTGTAGCGACGGATATCAATACGTACCCTACTGATGGCGACCATAATTTTGATCCTCCGTTGTTCGGGGCAATTAGTCTCAACTAAAAATAGGTAATCCCGGATATATCTCGGTCTCAACCTGCACTTCTTACATGTTGATTGAGCAAGAGTAGGACTAATAAGGGCTGCTATATAACACAGTCGGATTAATTAATCCTAACTATTTTCCGGTGATATCTATAATCTTATTACGCATAAGTTACAGAATTCGGGCTTTTCACTTTTATATGTCTCGACTCCTGTTAAGGAAGATCTTACTTtaccaatcatcacacataatttccatccagttttttttatatattttcttaaGCATTGTTGTTTAGCAAGAAAAGAAGCTATTATTTGTATATGAAAGATCAAGCAGGTTGAGGGTTGAGTGAAGACGAGTGGGAAAAAAACATTCCCATGTAACTTTTCTCTTGTATTGTCAACACACAAGTATCTCTCATTGCACTTACCGACAGTCCTTAGGATCTTTAAGGCTTTGCTAAGTCCTCGTGTAAGAATTGAAGGATCCAATGGCAttactttgtttttttcttttctgaaagATAATTCAATGGGATTACTTAAGTAATAAAAGCATCATTGAATTAGGACCCTATAATGATTATAATTAAGAACCTAATGATATAAATTAAGAAGAGTTAACTAACTTTACTTTGTTTATTTATTAAAAGAGATATATTGCATCAAATCAAAGACATTTCTAATGTAGATGGTGTGTTTTTACTCTAGTAATATAGGGTTGCAGTtggcacatcatcatcatcctatGCCTTGTCATAAAGATCCTTTTTGCGAAACAGAAGATTTTATACTGTACTACTGCTAAAGAATGTATGAACTTCCTTTGAACTTCATCTGCAAAAGGCACATTTGTAGTTTTAATGGATCCACGCCTTTGTATTTGACTTTTGCAAGGTGCATTTGTACTTCATTCATTCTCTTCATTCTCCAAAAGAGGCACATATATACCTGCATAATCAAAGCATACACATCTGTCGGCACTGCAGTGGCACCTCCCAGTAACATTCAGCTTTAGGAATAGAAAAAAGAAGGTGCATTTCATCgtgaaaaacaacaacaacaacagagaacTTGCAATGTACAAAATTTTAAACCCTGGTTTTTATTCAGTAAAATGCAAAAGAACATAATGGCAATGCTACTATAATTGGGATTCTTTGCCATAATGGACCATTCACCATTGTTTTAGACATTAAAATGTCTTTTCCTTCCCATCACGTACGAAACAACTTGGAATTGGCACGAGCATTTACTTCAAGTAGATGTGAATTTAGACTGGTCCAAGAACCATGACTCATAAATACCCAAATCATAAAACTAATTGTCGATGATTTGGCACACATTTGACTAGTCGCCTAGTCCATTTTTTACGCACATTCAAAACTTCTTGTTGCGCCAATTTGGTGTGGTAAATTGACGGCACCGTCCTTTCTGTCTATGGTTCCACTTACTATACGTACTAAAGTACTCGTACCAATTATCAAAGTTTGATTGCTCATTCATGACCCGCTCATTTGCTTGATGACAAAAATATAATAAGGGTTTTTTAGTTTCTCTCAAACTGTTGTATGCGGAGACCTACACAGATAGCCGCAATAAAAATAAGCTCGTCGGTACTGTCATGCAAAACACTGTCCGAGCTTATGATTATATGGAAAATTGAATTGTTTTACATGGATTTGGTCAATTCCAACAAGAAAATAAATTTGCTTAGTCATGCTAATTTGTAATTACCAAACAACTACTAGCAAGTCCAATTTCCTATATACAATACCAAAACAGTAGTAGCCTCATATGAACACAAACATACCTTCATTAGTCAGTTTGACAAGATAGATTCACCAACAAGTAGGGTGGAGATAATGCAGTTTGAATTGAATTCTCATGGCCAAAATATctagagaaaagagaagaaagagcacaGATTGCTTGAATACAATTCCTATACTATTTTTCATAATATCTTgttatgacaaaaaaaaaaaagataacttcctatcaccaccaccaaaaagtatttattatcatcatcataAAACTGCAAGGTATTTTGTGTCTACGTCTAACCCCCAACCCCATgcatcatcaacctccttatcatcTCTTCCCATTGTATGGTGGGCCAATTAATCTCTTCCTATTTATATCAAGTTATCAACTGTGGTACTGCCATACCTTCCTCATAAACCCCAGCTATCCTATAGCTACTACCTATAGCTCTTAAGACTTGAGCAGCATCTGCACAATCAACaatgtcttctccttcttcttctttcattaaTACAATTGTGCTCTTTatactttgtttctttatcatcaCAACTATATTCATGGTCCCTTTAACCAACGCACAACCTTCACCTGGATTCTCCCCTAGTAACAAATTTAGGACTATAGGCTTTTTCCAAGGCTTTAGAAATTTATGGGGTCCTCAACATCAAAAACTTGAACAAAATCAATTAACCATTTGGCTTGATAAGAGCTCAGGTGTTTATCACTTTCACTCCctcattttcttttttcattttgtaACTAAGCTTGTTTAACAACAATTGTATATgtaacttttctttctttcatttgagCTCATTTTTGttgatcgatttgatgaatcaGGGAGTGGATTCAAGTCGAATCGAGCATTCCGATCGGGTTACTTCGGTGCCGCAGTCAAACTCCATCCTGGTTATACTGCAGGAGTCATTACATCTCTTTATGTAAGAATCACTTCTTGTTTCTTTTCATTCTTCTTTGTATATGTTTTGAGATGAATTTGGGTAATGACTCGttgatttatatatatttcaGCTCTCGAACAACGAAGTTCATCCTGGAAACCACGACGAAGTTGATATCGAGTTTCTTGGAACGACGCCTGGAAAGCCGTATACTTTGCAGACAAATGTGTATGTAAGAGGAAGTGGAGATGGGAGTAGGATTGTAGGAAGAGAAGTGAAGTTTAATTTGTGGTTTGATCCAACTGCCAATTTCCATCATTATGCTATTCTCTGGTCACCCAGAGAAATCATGTAAGTGCAGTagtagtatgatttcatatttAAAGTTGGGTCTAGAAAACTTGGAGGTTACCCCTTAACAGTTTCCAGGGACAATAATTCACTTCTTTGGTGaaatttccaaatattttctaATTATTACTTCTAAATTGTGGGTTTTCAGATTTTTGGTAGATGATATTCCAATAAGGAGGTACAAGAAGAAGAGCGACTCAACTTTTCCTACGAGACCAATGTGGGTATATGGCTCAGTATGGGATGCATCATCATGGGCTACAGAAGGTGGTAAATACAAAGCCGATTACCAATACCAACCATTCTACGCTAGATATACGAATTTCAAACTCAGTGGTTGCCCTGAGAATGCACCAAACTCATGTGGCGCCGTCTCAGCTTCGCCAAATCCGGCCGGTGGATTGAGCCGTCAGCAGAACATGGCTATGAAATGGGCTCAAAATAACCATATGGTTTATGACTATTGCAAGGATTCAAGAAGAGATCATTCTGTTACACCGGAGTGTTTTATGGCTTAATTCTCTTCATCACCATTCCTAGTCAAATTTGCTTCCCTTGCTCTCTCTAAAAAGATCACATACGAAGATCATCATATACCCTGTGATTCTATATCAATCATATTCTTAATCTTAAACCAGCTCTTGGAAATTCTTGAGATGGGGTGTCCAACTTATTGAAGAGTTGTTAATCGTCCAAGACTCCAAGGAGTTgatacttttctttttctttttaaaaattgttttttattttggtttgtagcTATTGTTGTGTGCATAATTATTATAGTATGGAGAGAGCAATTAAGGGTGGAGTGatgcaaggaaaaaaaaaaaaaagaagaagaagaagaagaaaaaaatgaagccCATACAAAGTGATGAGGTTGTATTAAGTGTACCCATTtcttatatttttaaataaagtttcattattttttctctttttgtataTATGAAATGCATGAAATTAGGAAAAAAATATATGTAAAAATAACCAAATCATTTCCAACAGGGAGTTAGTTGATGGAAATTATTAAGATTACAAGATCTTTGAAAGAAGAAATAGAGCATGTCAATGctgttgattttaagaagataGTGATTTATTGTAAGTTTAGCCAATATGTCttaatcaaaatattttcaattaattGAAAGAGGGATTTTCTTAGTCAAGCTTTTATGTTTTACGTCTATTTTCTTTCTATGCttcagaacaagaaaagaaaagtagAAGCAGATTCTTCTTAAATTTTTATACTTCCATTCAAGTTGGAGAAGCTTTTCCTAGTAGCCAATTTAAATATTGGAAAACACTTACGGCAGATCTTGCAATAAAAACCTTGCTGATATTACTAATCGTATCTCAAAAAATGACCCTCTATGTAGAATCCTAAAATGTTGCAGTATGGGTTTTTGACATGTTCATTAATCATTAAAATCTCATATAGTATCCCAATATGTGATAAAGAGACATGGAAACTGAATAGTTTAAAGTACTTTTCTTTCCTGTTGTAGATTTCGCAACCTTTACACGATCAACTAGATCTGTGATCATGTCGATCTATTTCGCCTTTCTAACATTATTTTTTTGATCTAAATAGTTTTGTCATCATCCCTGTTTATAGTGTATTGGCCTTTTGCGATCGAGAATAGTAGACATGAGATCAATCATGCATACTCAATTATCAATCAACGCCCAAAGTTGCAAAAAGTGCACGGATGGGTCATAATGCTACTTGCATGTGTTCGGTCATAGAAGATCCAACTTATAGCCACCATACATATTTGCTTCAAACAAACATAACCAGAACACTACTTGCTCGATCGTTCCAAATTCAGATTCCACATAGGGATAAGCTCTCACATGCCCATCTCTTTCTCAGCTCTCATAGGGATAAGCTCTCATAGGGAGAATTTTGGCGGTTCATTGCGTTACGTTATAGAGCAGTTGAGTGATGCTTGTGACAACTAACTGAAGTAGTAGATATATAGATAATACTGTTAGGATTTCCGgatcatattttttgtttttcatattGGTGTTTTCTTCTTCGTGGAGGTTTGGTTTGCTAAGAGGCTTGTGGCAGAAGTAGTAGTAATCGTGGCATATTTCCGAACTTGACAATAAGTCATGTCAGGGGTGTCAACATCCCACAAGTTATATTCAACCTTCCATTTCATTTAAAGTAGAAAAAATCTTCACCAATTTCACTACCCAATATCCATTAAACTATGTGTCAAGAATTGCTCAATCTCTTCGGTCCCTTTCTCATTGATTAATTAAGTATTTATACAAGACTCAAATACTTGAGACTCAAGACTCAAATATCTTATTACCTAATACAATTCTGAGGCCTACCATACGGGACTTAAGAATAGAGACCAAGCAAGACTTTCCTATATGTGGTACCTTCAATATCGGTCTCAGATTTTCTACCAACTTCGTTGGTGATTATACACGTAccttccatatcagtctcaatgTTACGTGtcttaataccctccctcaagacggagcatgcaggtcacaaatgcccatcttggatagAAGACCATGAAACTTAGCTTTTCTTaatgattttgtgaaaatatcCGCCAATTGCACTGTGGTAGAAGTCTAAGATGGCGATACAATTCCCTGTACTATTGCATCTCTGATCAGATGACAATCCACCTCTATATGCTTGGTACGCTCATGGAAAACTGGATTCTTAGCAATATGTAATGCTgattgactatcacaaagaagactcattccTTGTGCATGCCGAACTCCCAAATCCCGAAGTAACTGTTTTAACCACTTTAACTCACACGTAGTAGCCGCCATTGAacggtattctgcttcagctgaacttCGTGACACAATATGTTGTTTCTTAGTCTTCCACGACACTGGCGAATCCCCAAGAAGTACAAACCATCCTGTTAGTGAAcgcctagttaaaggacaacttgcccaatctgaatcacaccaacCTTTCAAGTTAAGATTACTATCAGAAcgcaacagaattccttgtccaggattcttcttcaaatatctaaccacacgTAGTGCGGCTTCCCAATGCTCCAATCTTGGTTGTTGCATAAACTGGGACAAAGTATGCACTGAATAAGCAAGATCTGGTCGTGTGACTGACAAATAGATTAGACGTCCAACCAGTCTTCTATATCTCTCCACATCTTTGAGCAAATCTCATTTTGCCAAAGCAAGACGATGGTTTGTCTCCATTGTAAATTCTGCAGGTTTTGCACCCAATAAACCTGTCTCCATGataatatccaacgcatattttCTCTGGCATATGTCGAAACCCTTTTTACTACGAGCTACTTCCAATCCTAGGaagtattttaattttcccaaatctttcatcttaaaacattgaCCCAGGTATGACTTAAACTTTGTAAGTGCAATTAGATCATTACctgcaataatcaaatcatcaacatacaccagcacattaagttgcatctttcccttgatcatagtaaaaagagaataatctGAATAGGATTGACGGAATCCATAATTTTTCAACGTTGTTGACAACTTTGCAAACCAACACCGTGGAGCTTGTTTTAAgccatacaatgatttcttcatctTACAAACCATATTAGGATTACCCTTGGCAAATCCTggtggtatcttcatatacacttcctcttccaaatctccatgaagaaatgcattatgtacatccatctgatgcacttCCCACTCCTTAGCCGCTGCAACAGCTAAAAACATGCGAACAGTTGTCATCTTTGCCACTGGTGCAAACGTCTCATTATAATCtaatccttcaacttgatgatttccaaagattaCAAGTCTCTCTTTTAATCGCACCAACTTCCCGttttcatcatacttctctgtatatATCCATTTGCTTCCCAGTGCCTTCTTACCGGGTGGTAATTCTGTTAGATTCCACGTTCCTTGTTCTTCCAAGGCTCTTATTTCTTCCGCC encodes the following:
- the LOC113313761 gene encoding probable xyloglucan endotransglucosylase/hydrolase protein 32, yielding MSSPSSSFINTIVLFILCFFIITTIFMVPLTNAQPSPGFSPSNKFRTIGFFQGFRNLWGPQHQKLEQNQLTIWLDKSSGSGFKSNRAFRSGYFGAAVKLHPGYTAGVITSLYLSNNEVHPGNHDEVDIEFLGTTPGKPYTLQTNVYVRGSGDGSRIVGREVKFNLWFDPTANFHHYAILWSPREIIFLVDDIPIRRYKKKSDSTFPTRPMWVYGSVWDASSWATEGGKYKADYQYQPFYARYTNFKLSGCPENAPNSCGAVSASPNPAGGLSRQQNMAMKWAQNNHMVYDYCKDSRRDHSVTPECFMA